The window TAGCGGGGAGACATGAGCATGTTTAGCCTGCGCGGGTGGCGACGCACCGTGTACTTTGTTTCAGGAAGTGCCCCCCAGACGGGGTCTAAAAAGTCAGGTCCTTGTTAGTGCGTGGAGACGGAGATGCTGGGCCTGGGGATAATGACTGACCAGACTCGCGGTACAGGGCAACGTAATAGTCATCAAGAGTCCAGGCGGGGTATTGCGGGCCTGAACCGATCTGGACCCAGGAAAGCTGGCCGTGGGCGGCGACTAAGACGGGGCAAAGGAGGGCGAGGGCGAGGGCGGGCATGGCCGGAAAGGAGTGTGGTCTCTGTCAAAGAGGTGAGCTGCTGGGAGGCGCACGCCGAGGCCCCTCATCCTCCAGCTTATATCCAGAGAAATCCTTCCTCGCCAAGACTCGCGTACAAGGCACACATCATCACGCGTTTCACTAACAATCCTTTTTGTCACAATTCTCTTGGCATCACTCCCTTCACCTCCACCATCTAGAATTACACGGATGCATGCCTCTCTAACCACGTCCGTCACACATCTACACCTCAGGCTCAGGCTCAAGGTCCCCAAAAGGCCGACTACGGAAATAAGACTCTTCGAACCAGTGCACACGCACAAACCCGTCTTCAGCACCAGATGCGTACGCCCGTCCTTGAGGATGTACCGCGAGCGTGTTGATGGGACCGCTGCACCAAGGTCAGTATACTGTGAAAGACGCGCATGGAGGGCAAAATATATCTTACAAGTGACCCTTAACACGGccaacctcttcctcgaACAACTTGTGGAAAAATCTGGACTCGAATTTACCCGCTCGCTGAGAGGTGGTTGTTACATTCATCGCATCTTGACCTCCACCGAGAATGATCTAGAAAGGATACTTTTGAGTAAGATGACCTATCCAAAGGGGGTCTGGAAAACTTACGTATGGTCGATCCGGGGTGATGACCGCACTGTTAACAGGGGTCTCAGTGGCATAGACCTTCATAACCTCAAGGGTTTCAATGTCCCACAACTACGAGTCACACCACAGTCAGCCACAGCTCTGCAATCCTTACGACTTCCACTCACTCTCGCCGTCTTGTCTTTACTGGCTGTGATGAAATAGGTCCCGTCAGGGCTCAGTTGTATGTCGGAAATCAATCCGGAGTGTTCATCCTCAACAGCCTGCACCTCCTCTCCAGTCTTAACATCATACTTGGCAATCTTTCCAGACTCGTGACCGGTGATAATATAATCAGACAGAGGAGCCCAGATAGCAACGGTGGCACGCGACCCGGTAAGACGCATTTCAGTGAGAGGGGTAGTGGATTCTGCACAAGTGTCAGCCGTAGCCAAAAAGATAATAATATCCCCCAATTGAAATAGACGAACGGGATCTAGAGTCTTCTCGGTTGATGGAAAATATTCTAGAGGCAATGTCAATAGACTCGATCGATTCTGACAAAGAAGCCGACTCACCTGATCACACTAGGCTGTCCACTTCTTTGCTCAGTAATACTCAAGAACTTGTCATCATCCTCACTGATCCCCGATCAGTATACCTTCGGTACCTGCTTGACACAAAACAAGACCCACTTCCATGCGACCCTCTTCACAGCGGTTAAAAACTCCCAGGTGTACAAACATTCCCCAGTCTTGACTTCCCACAGCTTCATCGCATTGTCGGCACCGCCAGTGAGTAAAAATCTTGTTTCAGCTATTGTATTCGATGATTAGTCAAGTCCAAAAGCCTCGTCCAAAAGTGCAAGTCGATTTTCCTGCCCCTGATCATTGTTTCTGCAAGTGCTCTCTCGCCGACCAAACACAAGATTCCCTTATATTCTCACTTCCATTTACAGATCCAATGACGCCCTGACCAGAATATCCGACTTACAATCCACCGAGACTGTCCAGACACTACCGTTGTGCCCATCGCCGCCTTTGATTCCACCATAAGTCCCTAGTCGCTCGCCATTTGAGGTGTACCACGCATTGACGACACTGTCCTTTGAGgcggagaagaggaggtcTCCTTCAGAGTTAAAGACAATTTGGTTGAGAGATCGCTCATGACCTATTATATAGACATTTAGTTGAGATGCGTTTGAATTATATAAGAAATGAAAGCGGACCTTGAAGAATGATAGGTTTCTATATTGAAAGTTAGCAACATTTTGGCCACTTCGGTTTGGGACATCCCATATGCTCACCATTTTTGCTGTTATGCTTTTTTATCCTCTGAAAATTGCCGGTCGTGATGGGTATACTGAGGGTTTTGCAGAACAATGGTCAAAATGTAAGTTAAGAGAACTCAATACGAATGTGGCATTTTCGGCGATTTACGGCGTTATCGCTGTGGTGCAGCTTTTCTGATCACTCCTTTTGCTTTCTCCTAATCCAATCTTTCAGGATCACATGTATATACACAAGCAGCAAACAGGTATTGAATGAGGAAACATAGAGTGTACATGCATGCCCTACAGGCAGCCCTGATATATAATTGTACAAATAGCCCAGATGCTGACAGAAGAATAATGAACTCTAAAA is drawn from Cryptococcus gattii WM276 chromosome A, complete sequence and contains these coding sequences:
- a CDS encoding uncharacterized protein (Similar to TIGR gene model, INSD accession AAW41436.1), which produces MKPIILQGHERSLNQIVFNSEGDLLFSASKDSVVNAWYTSNGERLGTYGGIKGGDGHNGSVWTVSVDSETRFLLTGGADNAMKLWEVKTGECLYTWEFLTAVKRVAWNEDDDKFLSITEQRSGQPSVIRIFSINREDSRSQSTTPLTEMRLTGSRATVAIWAPLSDYIITGHESGKIAKYDVKTGEEVQAVEDEHSGLISDIQLSPDGTYFITASKDKTARLWDIETLEVMKVYATETPVNSAVITPDRPYIILGGGQDAMNVTTTSQRAGKFESRFFHKLFEEEVGRVKGHFGPINTLAVHPQGRAYASGAEDGFVRVHWFEESYFRSRPFGDLEPEPEV